The genomic interval tgaattcggatcacaattttcagatggttggtcagttggtagtattgctacgtcgttatcccacccagtcgtttgtatacagtgtaaaacaaattctcattgccgttaactaagcataataacagaatttacttccattgaataatacagaataatatcttatagatcgatttaatttcatattgataaactaaagcaatgactttatcaacgcttgaataattgtttactcatgcatctcgttcattcagtaaataaagcttgtcacatGCTGTTGACGTCACATCTGTACAATTCTAAAAAGAGGATTTGCTGTCATAAACTGATAGTACAGTCTTACTGTACCGTtctcattcaaagaaaaagacgcaaaaaaattgttaaaatttattcgttcCCAAACACCATACAAACAGCATTTTCATTCAACAGCctcatttaaaatacaaacatttattcattctttataaaaaaaaacatagcacATCATGCACAAAAAAACAAGATAACTTATCACGCAAAAAACTTCGAAACACATACAACCATTATCACTCgcaacaatcaaaacaattcactTCACGCTAAAAAACTCGCTTATCTTCTTTTGAATACTAGAACACTTGACCCGGTGCGCAAAGAAATTCGTCTTGAAATTTCATGATGGAGTCAAGCATTACCAGGTTATTCTTTGACAAAGCAACGTTCTTTAAGCGATCGATGTACTGGCACGTTTCGCTGACGGAGCAGACAGTCCTAGATGGTTGAAGTGCAGAGTactagcggtcatttaattagtgataattactttaaacgtgtcacaaacgctgacatattttcttttgaagatacccccacaattatccctggaaaacaaaccttctcaacaccttattatgtGTTTACTCGCAGAGGGCCACTTTTattatatcaaaggcaattaccgctatcagactctttaaccgcaaaatagacagACAAATGaagtgctgtgtttttaattttcgcgactcaagacgactgacgcgtgaccgttgatttcagttcaaacatgaatttcggtgtggaatatagtggccgttggccgttatggacaggtggccgttattttcaagtgtaatatagagtgtttttcgtcggggggattccagactgaccgttgtctgcaggtggcCGTTAATTTcgggtggccgttaggtcagtttcgactgtatactTACCTGGTAATTGTATTATCATAGGTCAAGGCATTCTCCAGATATTGTGTGGACACAAATTTATTGTTACCAGCTCATGTAACCTTTACCTTTGACATGGCGACCATCaaatcaaaatatgtattctttTCGTGACAACAATACCAATTTGCATGATTGTGGCTCAAAGGGTATCACATGAAACCAATCATCTACAGACTGACCCATCTACAAACCTACTGACCTCTGCTTTTTCAAAGGGAATCATAATAAGCATagaaaaaaagaatgaaaatatattttgaaaagtcATTTTTTCAAGATGTGGTACACAAATTTAAGTGTAACATGTAACCTTCACTTTATCTATTATCCTGTCCACTTACCATTATGATAGCATGGAAAATTTAGTTCACTGAGCTTGCATGGCACATCAGCCTGAAATGTAACACATAAGTGAACAATAAACATGGCAGCACcgcaaaaccaggttttcaacctCTAAGATATTACTTCAAATAATTGTGCTAGGTCTAAAAGTTAGTTACCTACACACAAACTGTTAGCCTTCACTTTCTTCATCAGTCACTCATTACACTTATATGAATACCAATAATAAAAATTTAACATCTCCATTCACTAAATACTGATAGGTTTTAAAGCACTGACATGacatttgaaaattaatgaaACAGTCATGCAAACTTAAAGAGAGAAAACTAAACACAACAAGCTTGAGCTGCATGCAAGCTGCCAATAATACCTCCATCTAAATTCAAGTTATTGAGcacaaaaccatttttctattttaagtaatgatgaccttgaccccacttGTCCCAATTGCAATCTCTAGCTAGGTCTGCATGTGAGCTACCAAGATACAAAACTTCAGAACAATATCTTCATTTGAATTCAATTTTCCATTACATTTTGTTTCTGTTGTCATTCACAGGGAATTTAACCTTTAATAAAATGGCCCAAATAAACTCCCATGCTATATCTAGATTCTTGAGTTCTGACCCAAggagcatgatttgaacaatctttgtagaggactactacaTAAtgctacacaccaaatattaaggCATTGCAGGTTAAGAGATTTTTATGGGCATATTAGGTCATGTATCAAATGTGTCTATAATATAAATCATTTGACCTTTGGGGTGTGgtcagttttgaccccaggggcatgattttaaTAATCTTTGTAGTTGACAACAACACGATGGTACACATCATAATattaaagcccaagtctcactattgccggtagagcccagGTCTACCCAGGTTTGCTAACGCCTGTCGATTGGCGAGAACCAGAATGATCCGTAGAAATGTTTTAAAGctgtcacactatttcccggtccTGCCCCAGTTGAAGcagtcaacagcccggcagagttcCAGTCAACCCTGGATGGCTACGGTTTATTTCGGTGAAGCCAaagcagagccccggttgtcgacagttgagccccggtgaaagccagTAGCGTCCcagcagagccccggtatactgCAACTCCGCCAGCACTCACTgaggctataccggcatcagacccccaGCAGAGCTACGGCAATGCCCCGGTTTAGCCCCGTTCATCGCTGGTAATGCTCCGGCGGAGCCCCGGGGAATGCAAGTGGCGTGCTGGCAGAGCGCcttcttatgtaccgtagctataccagGACTTTGCCGGCATTCAACGGGGTTCCACCGGGGCGTTACTGTAGCTCTTCCGGGATCTGTATGGGCCCCAGTGGAGCTACAGTGCCATCCCGGTTGTTCCCAGTGCTGACCTGGTTGTTCCCTGTCCCGCGCCAGTCGTTGCTGGTCCTTCctggtgactcccggttcatgatggaggtattaaacattttaatactttccttttGGAGCCCCCattgtccccggttcatccccATTGTCctcggtggagccccggttcatcctggtagagccccggttcatccccattgtccccggtggagccccagttcatcccggtagagccctgGTTCATAGCAGTAGATCctggatcacgcaccggggctccagctgcatcatagtgagactgggccttaagcCTCCAAGCCATGGGGTTTCATGAGATTTTTTTTCGATTTCAACTTCAAGTCTATTTTTACCTGTGATTACCTAAATATGCAGCTGACCAGAACAACTTTGTAGAAGAGTACCAAGGGTAATTGCTTAAAGTTCTGTGAAATTCCGCCCAAAGATTTAAGTAGGATGTCATTTAAAGCAAATTGTTGATGACACACAAAGCTAGACACATGATAACAGACGCAGGAGAGTAAACTACTACTATAGGCTAATAAATCCTACTTAAGCAACTTCACAAGATTGCAGTTAAATGCTAgatatggtggtggtggtggggggggggcaggAAACTATTTAGAAATCTTTCACAAAAATCACCAGATGACTGCTTTTCTTGCAGTTTTTATTTCTGTtcttatttcgatatttatttctcgatattatttcaattaatttaccTTGACAttcagaaaaatacattaaacaacaataaattagAAATTTGTGTCTGGTTATCAAGTTAATGCAAACATAGGCAATAAATGTGCCTTACAAAGTCCCTGTTTGTTTGATGTGCCATTTTACTATGAACACATGAATttcttcatattatttttttttgttaatattgcaTTCAATATAAGTACTTGAACATTTTTCAGCAACAATCATGTTGATGGATATGTTTAATTCATACATgacagacgtcccgatcttggcgggacagtcctgcttttggggtgtttgtgTCCCGATGTGACactatttgtcccgacattcgtacaAAACGATATACGCTCTATAAGTTCACAACAAAATTTTCTATTCAAGCTACGTCTGGCTTTAACTACCATCgcttatccctttattgccccctattaacaaaccatatctactagtcgagtgggtccgtgtacataccgtctttcgttttttgttttgaattcgacaacacgaaaataaacgcatatttgttcatattccgattttcttataacggaaacaaatacaaacaagttgtgtttgtgaaacacaatgtccccctatatgacgtttgaccttgaaggatgaccttgacccttcaccactcaaaatgagcagctccatgagatacacatgcatgtcaaatataaaattgctagcttcaatattgcagaagttacattacatgagcaattttgacccatatatttgacctagaaggctgaccttgaccttgacctttcaccactcaaaatatgcagctccatgagatacacatgcatgccaaatatcaagttgctatgttcaatattgcaaaagaattcataaaataagcgatttgggccacatatatttgacctctaaccttgaaggatgaccttgacctttcaccactcaaaatgtgcagctccatgagatacacatgcatgccaaatatcaagttgctatcttcaatattgcaaaagtattcataaaatgagcgattttggccacatatatttgacctctgaccttgaaaaatgaccttgacctttcaccactcaaaatgtgcagctccatgagatacacatgcatgccatatatcaagttgctatattcaatatagcaaaagtaattgcaaaatgtttaagttggcgcaaaccaaccaacagaccagccaacagacagggcaaaaacaatatgtcccccactactatagtgggggacataaaaacaaagaacaaatcgacttatttatatcgtttttcgttttactaattacaaaacaaaatacgaaacgtgtatgtctattcctatttcgtttcaatttaaattacaaaaaattcaatatttgaaaattgaaacaaagcgCCTGCACTCATTTATCgttcttgatttgataaaacgatacacggaaaacggaaaacgaggggcgctgcgcagctttatttggatgataactcatgattaatctcactctggatccaaccggctttttattgcatactctttacggagaatccggagatggacgaagtgttacgattggaTTAATCTTAGTGCGCAGTTTCCTCcctttaaaactattattttgaataataaaatgttcactattacatgtattatagaaGTAGAATAGACGAGTCTTGTCACAGCTCTTTTTGGCTAGTCTAATGGAATAATGAATAGATCAACAGTAAAGTTATATAACGATACCAATATAAATGCCTGCTTTTGTTTCAAGTCATtggatttgatttaatgtataaaatgcattacaataagcattgcacaataaaatatctttgttcggcGTAGCCTTTCTCTTCAATTAATAAACAACAATCGAATTATTTACTACACTGTAATCATATATGtataagaaatgaaataaacatccacattattgctaaacatatacacatgtacattcaattagtatggtgaaTTTTTCCTAAGAGCATGCACGGCCTCATAAAGCCCTGTCATGGCACGCCGTGTGCCGTCCTGGCTCATACACTTCGGGTAACTGGCATGCGGTAGGCTCTCATACCAGGTGTCCATGCAGTTCTTGCATCGAAccagtgatttgcaacaagttgcaaatGTAGGGTGCGACACTGGTCctacaatttatgttgttataaagctatcggttcacgcactgggttctttttaaattttatcagcatgattatatttggtgctccctttatagaataaagaaaatttgcttataacaattataaaattatttgaaactctttgcgagaacacatcattcaaataacagaaaaatcaacgctaagtatagaacattatgtcaatggatttattttataagttacaaCTCTGACGTtgctacaaatttatttatttattttaaataacgtttttgtttggtgtacagattttgtccaatttgtgaaggactgttaaaatgaactggatgtgtataaaacgaataaaataataaacttttcgactaataaatgtactttaacagatcatgcaagcgaacgcttgatggcgcgctcctcatatatatcattgactcagcaaatcatacacgtattgttacaaatgtaaacaattttctataatggcattcgagtttcattttaggagacaaccgAGGTCATAAACGGAACATTTCAACGAGTGCAAGTAGATTCTATAGGCGTGACGCATGATATTCGCCTTCTTAAAGTAACAaaacgtttaaaggaaaaaagattaagcggcgttataatataattggaatgtacatatcttgttagCAATAACTTAATCTTGGGCGCTCTTTcatgaacattaaatatgttgtttaataagttattaaattggtacatttatttattatattaaagttaAATTCATTTTCAGTTTAAGAGCTAAAATCACTAGAAATATCACAATGCAGTTGTTAAATGCAACATGACTTTGTTATTAATCGAACGAATTGGAAATTGTATATTTGACACCTTGCACTTTACCGTtccataacattaaaacattttttatatatttattctcctTTCGTCCTGTTCTTTCTTTCAATAGTGGCTGTACTAATACAACTTTGACATTCTATTATGTAATGTAACGTTAAAAGAAAAACAtagggacattttagcagccgccgccgattattgtgTCTTAAAAATGTCATGCGGGTCTTACGGGTAATAAAAATAggaatacgggactcaggggacggggtattgcagctcttaaaatgtaaggaacTCCCCAATGATAATAGGATAAAaacgaatttgttttttttttgtaaaataagtactgaatttaCATAGCAAAGAACAAGAAGCGTcataagaggctaattatagccctatctaatcggctggatcggcatgaaataccggtacgttggataatttccaattcgttcgattaataacaaaaacatgttgcatttaacaactgcattgtgatatgtctagtgattttagctctaAGACAAGAGTTATGTCAAACAAATCGAGCGCTGACCGATACCAGAGACATAAATTAACTttcgtttttgactgattttcagaaaataatttgtacatattgcatcaatctaaatttagagctAATGGATGATTGGTTGAATGAAAACAGTGCTCGATGTGCGCACATCCCGTTGAACGTTGCCTTAGTCCCCAATGGATTCATCCACATAGTGCAtatgtttgtttactttcggaaaatggagaacgtctgtgttcatgcaattctaaacacatttatcgtcaatatttgccggaaattatgaggttttgtaagtaattagcTGATTACTGACTTCAGTAAAGGTTGCacgattgatcgttttaggtgtccttctttttggtcaaatgtccggacatttttaatggactgtcccgatttggacccgataatttctggcatgtatgtgtTTATTACTTAAACCTACTTTGTTATAATTAACAGTTTGAACACTTATAATGTACAAAAATAGCAGATATTTACACTGTATTATGGAGAAGTGTGAccattgatttattttaaatgtggTGTCGTAACATAAACCAACTGACAGTGGTTATGCGATATGAGTACCTGTAACAACTCAACCAGAACAAATAAACAGACACTTAAACAGATTTCAAGGTTAAGTTCAAAACGAAAGGAGAAAtaaaaaatggcttccaatttAGAGAGCTCATTTCATAAAGGATCAGATTGGTTATTTGACTTCTTGCTCCATCTGCCAGGAAAAGGACAGAAATACATAGGCTGAATTTTACTGTCAGGAATGTTGCAAGTTTTACTGTACAAACTGCATGGAGTACCATAAGTATTTTTTAAAGACACATGAAACTTTGGGTAAAAAAAACATCAGCCAGTGGCCTCAGAACAATGTGGATGCACAAGAGCAATCAAGTTCATCAGACCAGCTGGTAGAGAAATATCAACCAGGTGCAGCAACCAAGCCTGATCCAATAATAATAGTGACAAGTAGAAAGAAGTTCAATGTTCGAATTAAGGGTGATTCAATCAAATGATGGATAAATGGTATCTGTGAGACATCTAATGGAGAACTCCTCATCACAGACCACTACAACCGTAAAGTGAAGCTGCTGAATCAGACCTACAAGATAGTGGATCACTATGAGTTGCCTACCGGTAATTATCCAGTGTCCATGTGCAGCATTGACTCCAGTCTGGTGGCAGTTATAATCTTAGAAAGCAGAGAGATTCACTTCATCAGAGTGACCACCAATGGTCGGCTGGTACAAGACAGGAAACTGAACCTCCAACATGACTGCTCTGGTATTGCCCATCACCACGGCAACCTGTACATAACATCAGGAATAGCCCTGTACCCGTACTCCTTAGATGGGACACTGTTGAGAAAGTTGTATGACGATACAACAGGTCTTTACAAAAGTAATGATCAACAATTTGTCAGTTCTTGCacaaattttttaataaatacgtaagaaatttaagttttgttaaatgtaaattataaacTGATCATGTCTCACATATGCAATCCATTTTCTATAAGTATAATTAACagaagtattatattattaaaactatattttcaCAGAATGAAATGATAATAAATGTTTCTAtggtgatttttatttttatattttttaaactgatcTATAGCACAAAAACTGATAAATGACATTCAAAAAGGACTTtttatagttaaatgtgtttttctttctaaAATGTTTTAAGCTTGTACATGTATTTGGGTTCATTGAATAAGCACCTAATCTTCAATACCTTCCTTGACGCAGGTAGCTCCTGTGCAGTTAGTCATGATGGAGAAAGGATATATGTGGCAAACAAGAGCATCAAGTCCATAGACTTTCAACTGGTCACTCTGTCCAGGGATGGCATAGTGATCTCCAAACTTACTGAACATGAAATTTGTTTGAGTGAACGATTTCCACCTGGCCTCCATGTGACAGATTCAGGACAAGTTCTGGTATATTACGAATTTTCCAAGAACATCTTCCAGATAGACAGAGATGGAAGAGAGAAACTGGCAGTGGTGGTCAGAAGTAAGAATAAAGAGCCATTATCTGTCTTCTTCAGCAAACGCACAGGGTCACTCATTATGGGAGCGAGAGATAACAATAACATTAAGGTGTTTAAGACACAGCGACTGTTGGAAAATGATGATAAATCACAATTTAGATATACATCAGTAAAGTTGATagtttaaacagtattttaattatatatgtgcCATTTGTCATCAGTAAAATGGTTctgacatttaacaaaatattgtaatacattgatGATTTGTAAATGAGTGTTATTACTGGTATAtcattactgtgaaaccattattaatcgtcggGCATTAATTTTCGTTAATGTTGCAAGTTTTACTGTACAAACTGCATGAAGTACCATAAGTATTTTTTAAGACACATGAAACTTTGGGGAGAGAAAACATCAGCCAATGGCCTCAGAACGATGTGGATGCACAAGAGCAATCAAGTTCATAAGACCAGCTGGTCGAGGAATATCAACCAGGTGCAGTAAGCAAGCCTGATCCAATAATAATAGTGCGGAGTAGTAAGAAGTTCAATGTTCGCATCAAGGGTGATTTTACCAAATGTGATATAAATGGTATCTGTGAGACATCAAACGAAGAACTCCTCATCACAGACCACTACAACCGTAAAGTGAAGCTGCTGAATCAGACCTACAAGATAGTGGATCACTATGAGTTGCCTAATTATCCAGTGTCCATGTGCAGCATTGACTCCAGTCTGGTGGCAGTTATAACTTTTGGCAGCAGTGAGATTCACTTCATCAGAGTGACCAACGGTCGGCTGGTACAGGACAGGACACTGAACCTCCAACATAACTGTTCTGGTATTGCCCATCACCACGGCAACCTGTACATAACATCAGGAACAGACCTGTACCAGTACACTGTAGATGGGACACTGTTGAGCAAGTTGAATAACGATACAACAGGTCTTTTGGAAAGTAATGATCAACAATTTGACAGTTATtgcacatattttttaataaatgtgaaacaaatttaagttttgttaaatgtaattaataaacTGATCATGTCTCACATATGCAATTCGTTTTCTATAAGTATATCAGAAgtgttatattatttaaacatttttttacagaataaaatgataataaatgtatttacggtaattttttatttttatattttgtaaactgATCTAAAGCACAAAAACtgaaaaattacattaaaaaggACTTTTTATAGTtgaatgtgtttttctttctaaAATGTTGTAAGCTTGTTTATGTATTTgggtttattttatttgaattatgaATAAGCACCAAATCTTCATTACCTTCCTTGACACAGGTAGCTCCTGTGCAGTTAGTCCAGATGGAGAAAGGATATATGTGGCCAACAAGGCACAAGAGGACAGCAATCTGGTCACACTGTCCAGGGATGGAAGAGTGATCTCCAAACTAACTGACCCTGCAATGTACTGGTTGGAACAACTACCACCTGGCCTTCATGTGACAGATTCAGGACAAGTTCTGGTATGTGGTGTATTTTCCAGCCTTGTCTTCCAGATGGACAGAGATGGAAGACAGAAACTGGCAGAGGTGGTCAAAAGGAAGAATGAAGTACCATTATCTGTCTTCTTCAGCTGGCGCACAGGGTCACTCATTATGGGATTGTTGGATAACAATAACATTATGGTGTTTAAGGCACAGTGACTGTTGGAAAATGATGATGAATCAAAATTTAGATATACATCAGTAAAGTTGTTAATTCATGCAGTATTTCCAATGTGTATATATGAGTCATTTGTCATCAGTTAACAGTGTTCggacatttaacaatatattgtaataaattaATGATTTGTAAATGAGTGTTATTACTAGTATACCATTACTTTGTTAATATGTTATAACGTATGaatgatattatattatttttgccatttaaataagaattattataaaataatgtcTATTATGCATTTTGCAAATTGTTCCTAAGTCCATATTTATTTACTGATAACATGATTAAATCAATGTGCTATAACAAGAACTGTCACTAAAATTGCTGATTTCCCCCAAAGTATTGTTCTGAATGAAAAGTGTTATATTGACATTTAAAGAAGGTGAAAATATAcaaactttatttatatatttaaaaacagataaaaaaaacaataacagcaCTAAAATACTGAAGACATACTTCAGAAATGTGTACATTGCACTGCCTCTTAGTGTTCTGTATCATTCTATAAACTCTTTAAATTCCTGAAATTCTAAGAGTGTAAtactcaaaaataaataaaattaagcacATTTTTAAGAAAACAGGATCTccatgaaaatattttacaagTTTAGGTCATTTATTAGTGACAAATTGTTGACATTAATTATcttatattacaattaaaaactacagattatttgaaaataaatgaataaaaaaaataagaggGCTAAACATAAGGTTACTCACCTGAAACACCTAGAAACTAAACTTTCATTAGCAGTGCAGGTGATACTTTTTTACATTCAATTGATCTGAAGGGAAATGTGTATATGAAATGGGGCGAATATTTCTGAAGCAGAGGAATCGGCCATAAATTAAGTCATATAAGAGCCCTGTATATACAGGTAAATATTGCCCAAAGTCAGTCAAAAGAGTGCCCTATGGCTATAGGGGAATGCGGCTCAATGTCAGTCAAATGAGAGCACTGTGGCTATAGGGGAATGTGGCTCAAAGTCAGTCAAATGAGAGCACTGTGGCTATAGGGGAATGTGGTTCAAAGTCAGTCAAATGAGTGTCCACGGTGGCTATAGGGGAATGTGGTTCAAAGTCAGTTAAATGAGAGCACTGTGGCTATAGGGGAATGTGGTTTAAAGCGAGTCAAATGAGAGCACTGTGGCTATAGGGGAATGTGGCTCAAAGTCAGTCAAATGAGTGCCCACGGTGGCTATAGGGGAATGTGGTTCAAAGTCAGTCAAATGAGAGCACTGTGGCTATAGGAGAATGTGGCTTAAAGTCAGTCAAATGAGAGCACTGTGGCTATAGGGGAATGTGGCTCAAAGTCAGTCAAATGAGAGCACTGTGGCTATAGGGGAATGTGGCTCAACGTCAGTCAAATTAGTGCCCTGTGGCTATAGGGGAATGTGGCTCAAAGTCAGTCAAATGAGAGCACTCAAATGTGCGTATAGGGGAATGTGACCAAAATTGAGTAACATGAAAGTCCTGTGCATACAGGGAAATGTGGTGAAAAATTCAGTCAAATTTTAGCCCTGTGTACAGACAACTGAGCCCTTATTCAGATGAGAGCTCTGAATGGGGCCCAAATTAAGCAAATTATAGCCCAGTAGTTATAGGTTAATGCTGCTCAAATTAAGCCAATTAGAGCCTTGTTGTAACCGGTAAATGGAGCATAACTGTATTCATATCAGAGACCTGTTGATACATAGGACTGTGGCCCTCATTCAGATAATAAAAGCCATGTGGATACAGGACTGTGGCCCTCATACAGAAAATAAAAGCCACGTGGATACACA from Dreissena polymorpha isolate Duluth1 chromosome 1, UMN_Dpol_1.0, whole genome shotgun sequence carries:
- the LOC127877458 gene encoding uncharacterized protein LOC127877458 — its product is MCSIDSSLVAVITFGSSEIHFIRVTNGRLVQDRTLNLQHNCSGIAHHHGNLYITSGTDLYQYTVDGTLLSKLNNDTTGLLESSSCAVSPDGERIYVANKAQEDSNLVTLSRDGRVISKLTDPAMYWLEQLPPGLHVTDSGQVLVCGVFSSLVFQMDRDGRQKLAEVVKRKNEVPLSVFFSWRTGSLIMGLLDNNNIMVFKAQ